One genomic region from Leptospira tipperaryensis encodes:
- a CDS encoding flagellin produces the protein MIINHNISALRTNNVLKSVNKELDKTMEKLSTGQRINRAGDDALGFAMSEKMRTQIRGLAQAERNVMDGVSFIQVTEGTLEQVNNILQRLRELSIQTSNGIYSNEDRKLVQLEVDQLIEEVDRIGKSAEFNRIKPLSGDHSKQSNKPIQLQVGPNQNEKLDIFIDSMNATGLQLMTNGKKQALSSPASANAMIGILDTAISKVNQQRADLGAYYNRLEITSQGLQSSYVNMVAAESRVRDADMAEQIVDYTRNQILTKSGSAMLAQANMRPDQVVKLLSDRFG, from the coding sequence ATGATCATCAATCACAACATAAGCGCGCTCCGTACAAATAATGTACTGAAGAGCGTGAATAAAGAATTGGATAAGACCATGGAGAAACTCTCCACCGGGCAACGAATCAATCGTGCCGGAGACGACGCCTTGGGTTTTGCCATGTCCGAAAAGATGCGGACTCAGATCCGCGGTCTCGCGCAAGCAGAACGAAACGTTATGGACGGGGTTTCCTTTATTCAGGTTACGGAAGGAACTCTCGAACAGGTGAACAACATTCTGCAGAGGCTCAGAGAGCTTTCCATCCAAACTTCAAATGGAATCTATTCCAACGAAGACCGTAAACTGGTTCAACTGGAAGTCGATCAATTGATCGAGGAAGTGGATAGAATCGGAAAATCCGCCGAGTTCAATCGAATCAAACCTCTTTCGGGCGATCATTCCAAACAATCGAATAAGCCGATTCAACTTCAGGTTGGTCCAAACCAGAACGAAAAACTGGATATCTTTATCGATTCGATGAACGCAACCGGTTTGCAATTGATGACAAATGGAAAAAAACAAGCCCTCTCCTCTCCGGCCAGCGCGAACGCGATGATCGGAATTTTGGACACGGCGATTTCCAAAGTAAATCAGCAAAGGGCCGATCTTGGAGCTTACTACAATCGTTTGGAAATTACTTCTCAAGGACTACAATCCAGTTACGTGAATATGGTCGCTGCAGAAAGCCGTGTAAGGGACGCGGATATGGCGGAGCAGATCGTTGATTATACAAGAAACCAAATTCTTACCAAGAGTGGTTCTGCTATGTTGGCTCAGGCGAACATGAGACCGGATCAGGTAGTGAAATTGTTAAGCGACAGATTCGGTTAA
- a CDS encoding cob(I)yrinic acid a,c-diamide adenosyltransferase, producing the protein MKIYTKKGDFGQTSLATGAKVPKSDRRVELYGTADELNSTIGVIKSFLSDGSALHSPLETIQNLLFELGSELAGFRPKEESCILEEDISFLEKQIDQMQEKLTPLKKFILPGGTKASSFLHISRTVSRRLEREMVRYKEEGLEILSPPMIFMNRLSDYFFVAARYANLEENIQEPTWTSRAKA; encoded by the coding sequence ATGAAAATTTATACAAAGAAAGGGGACTTCGGTCAGACGTCCCTGGCGACAGGAGCTAAGGTTCCCAAATCCGATCGAAGAGTGGAATTGTATGGAACAGCCGATGAACTCAATTCTACAATTGGGGTCATAAAGTCTTTTTTGTCCGATGGAAGCGCTCTCCATTCTCCCTTGGAAACGATTCAGAACTTGCTTTTCGAGCTCGGATCCGAACTGGCCGGCTTCCGTCCCAAAGAAGAATCCTGCATTTTAGAAGAGGACATTTCGTTCCTGGAAAAGCAGATCGATCAGATGCAGGAAAAATTAACTCCGCTAAAAAAGTTTATTCTCCCGGGTGGAACAAAGGCTTCTTCCTTCTTACATATTTCAAGAACGGTTTCGAGAAGACTGGAAAGAGAAATGGTCCGTTATAAGGAAGAGGGACTGGAAATTCTTTCTCCTCCGATGATTTTTATGAATCGCCTCTCCGATTATTTTTTTGTCGCTGCGCGTTATGCGAACTTAGAGGAAAATATTCAGGAACCGACATGGACCTCCAGAGCAAAAGCTTAA
- a CDS encoding peptide MFS transporter — protein MDLQSKSLSSHPKSLSILFLTETWERFSFYGMRALLVLFLTKVFHYSDPVAQDIYGYYIGLVYLTPLIGGYLADRYLGFKVSIYLGTTLMMFGHLSLAFETKPFFFLGLALLIIGVGFFKPNISTVMGRIYEEENKNHMKDSGFTIFYMGINLGGFLGPIFCGYFSAAFGWGYGFGVAAFGVFFGILVFLFGQRMIPKSVFEPGKKNQLNQSGTPVSLTKEEKERVAVIFIFATFMIIFWGVFEQIGSSMNLFIDRHVDRNLFGYEIPTPLFQSLNPLLILLFAPLVASFWTALSKRDLKPDTSTRFAYGFLILSLGYLTLIGATYDFRPGSKISALWLLLMVALITIGELFTSPVGLSLVTKLAPTHLGGFLMGIWFISSFFGGILTGKLGGLMSTDSFPSFFGMFAGLAFIGSLILYLARKKFQAWMHGGDL, from the coding sequence ATGGACCTCCAGAGCAAAAGCTTAAGTTCTCATCCGAAATCGCTTTCGATTCTTTTTCTAACGGAAACCTGGGAGCGCTTTAGTTTTTACGGAATGCGGGCCTTGCTTGTTCTGTTTCTTACAAAAGTGTTTCACTATTCGGATCCGGTTGCACAAGATATCTATGGATATTATATCGGACTCGTCTATCTCACTCCTTTGATCGGCGGATATCTCGCTGATCGATATCTCGGCTTTAAAGTATCGATCTATCTCGGAACTACCCTTATGATGTTTGGTCATTTGAGCCTCGCCTTTGAAACAAAACCGTTTTTCTTTTTAGGACTCGCGTTACTCATCATCGGAGTCGGTTTTTTTAAACCGAATATATCGACGGTCATGGGAAGAATTTACGAAGAAGAAAACAAGAATCACATGAAAGATTCCGGTTTTACGATTTTCTATATGGGAATCAATCTCGGAGGTTTTTTAGGTCCGATCTTTTGCGGATACTTTAGCGCTGCCTTCGGTTGGGGATACGGTTTTGGAGTCGCGGCCTTCGGGGTCTTTTTTGGAATTCTGGTTTTTCTTTTTGGCCAAAGAATGATTCCCAAAAGTGTATTTGAACCTGGTAAAAAAAATCAACTGAACCAATCGGGAACGCCAGTTTCTCTTACCAAAGAAGAAAAGGAAAGAGTCGCGGTAATTTTTATCTTTGCTACGTTTATGATCATCTTCTGGGGAGTCTTTGAACAAATCGGATCTTCGATGAATCTTTTTATCGATCGTCACGTGGACCGCAATTTATTTGGATACGAAATTCCGACGCCGCTCTTTCAATCTCTGAATCCGCTTTTGATTCTTCTTTTTGCTCCTTTAGTTGCATCGTTTTGGACGGCACTTTCGAAACGAGATCTAAAACCCGATACTTCTACCAGATTTGCCTATGGCTTCCTCATCTTAAGTCTTGGATATCTGACCTTGATCGGGGCTACGTATGACTTTCGACCTGGGAGTAAAATTTCAGCTCTCTGGCTTCTTCTCATGGTGGCTCTTATAACGATTGGAGAATTGTTTACTTCTCCCGTAGGTTTATCCCTTGTAACAAAACTTGCCCCCACTCATCTGGGAGGTTTTTTGATGGGGATTTGGTTTATCTCCAGTTTTTTTGGAGGTATTCTTACCGGAAAGTTAGGCGGGCTTATGAGCACGGATAGTTTTCCTTCTTTTTTCGGTATGTTTGCGGGACTGGCATTTATCGGAAGTCTGATTCTTTATTTGGCAAGAAAGAAGTTTCAAGCGTGGATGCACGGCGGAGATTTGTAA
- a CDS encoding C40 family peptidase, with amino-acid sequence MFRILFTIWILFLFQTGISADPFSDLLKEDFETGQTLLIKNSVFQKLGGKSKDPKVIEITKNTIPWAIMEGLAPDAVADLIVNQYYVSLSGMRFTESEDAIPALAKQKLSEKDFVLVSLFVKETDQAGIREEIRNVFLSTALKSRWDGFSILAGGRALIAGKYAGIPENRLASRVLSLLPTKGGSSSFEKTDSAFRQAIFFNPTNDRYTLASDLLSQLKTLHSGTKSKSLDTWTASIATARTLDSGLNSAGEIVIGDRPKFGFEENIPEPPLVPEVEPDAPVVPGKADWEVLRSSNLLSVIKEWQGTPYYWGGTSKKGVDCSGFTFSSLTDSRVGVPAKIVPRLGRDQAKSGSHVSHENLQAGDLIFFSASPNQSKITHVGLVISDKEFSHASSTRGVVIDKISMKWWIDRYVTSRRVFKKVSP; translated from the coding sequence ATGTTTAGAATTTTATTTACGATCTGGATTCTTTTTTTATTTCAAACCGGAATTTCCGCGGATCCGTTTTCCGATCTTCTCAAGGAAGATTTTGAAACCGGTCAAACACTCCTAATTAAGAATTCGGTCTTTCAAAAATTGGGCGGAAAATCCAAGGATCCAAAGGTGATAGAAATTACAAAGAATACGATTCCGTGGGCTATCATGGAAGGTTTGGCGCCGGACGCGGTTGCGGACCTAATCGTAAATCAATACTACGTTTCTCTTTCAGGAATGCGTTTTACCGAATCCGAAGACGCGATTCCAGCTCTGGCAAAACAAAAACTTTCTGAAAAAGATTTTGTTTTGGTTTCGCTCTTTGTCAAAGAAACCGATCAAGCAGGAATCCGAGAAGAAATCAGAAACGTGTTTCTTTCGACGGCTCTCAAGTCTCGTTGGGACGGCTTTTCTATCCTTGCAGGAGGAAGGGCTTTGATTGCCGGAAAGTATGCGGGAATTCCGGAAAATAGATTGGCTTCACGGGTTCTAAGTCTCCTTCCTACCAAGGGTGGATCTTCTTCTTTTGAAAAAACGGATTCTGCATTTCGCCAAGCGATTTTTTTCAATCCGACAAATGATCGTTATACGCTGGCTTCCGATCTTCTTTCTCAATTGAAAACTCTTCATTCCGGAACAAAAAGTAAATCCTTGGATACTTGGACCGCGTCGATCGCAACGGCACGCACATTGGACAGCGGATTAAACTCTGCCGGTGAGATTGTAATTGGAGACAGACCAAAATTCGGTTTTGAAGAAAATATTCCGGAACCTCCTTTAGTTCCCGAGGTAGAACCCGATGCTCCCGTAGTTCCTGGAAAAGCCGATTGGGAAGTATTACGTTCTTCGAATTTACTTTCCGTCATTAAGGAATGGCAGGGGACTCCATATTATTGGGGAGGAACTTCTAAAAAAGGAGTCGATTGTTCGGGGTTTACGTTTAGTTCGTTAACGGATTCTCGAGTGGGAGTTCCGGCAAAAATCGTTCCTCGCCTGGGAAGAGATCAGGCGAAATCAGGAAGTCATGTTTCTCATGAAAATCTACAAGCTGGCGACCTAATTTTCTTTTCGGCTTCTCCCAATCAGAGTAAGATTACGCACGTCGGGCTTGTGATTTCAGATAAAGAATTTTCTCATGCTTCTTCAACGAGGGGAGTTGTAATCGATAAGATTTCTATGAAATGGTGGATCGATCGTTACGTGACTTCGAGAAGGGTATTTAAGAAGGTGAGTCCTTAA
- a CDS encoding DUF1564 domain-containing protein — MGTLLLNSEHEIRSIFNENKTEVVTLLIPDSTLSRLEEKEKRTLSRRIPILLIRYGKYLTSIKRLGKNAGKTLYQPSTGRSKMKRMNVRVGKASWTLLGVLAQTHGVSRCYLFNYLLWLDEIGVGSSIVNIMNEGAPTFHRNYRYILHVDFPKNRISRSLESEPSHLFSILDYRDWF, encoded by the coding sequence ATGGGCACATTACTTTTAAATTCAGAACACGAGATTCGTTCCATTTTCAATGAAAACAAAACGGAAGTTGTCACTTTACTTATACCGGATTCGACCTTATCTCGCTTGGAAGAAAAAGAAAAGAGAACGCTTTCAAGAAGAATCCCGATCCTTTTGATAAGATATGGAAAATACCTGACTTCCATAAAACGTCTGGGTAAGAATGCGGGAAAGACTTTGTATCAACCTAGCACGGGAAGATCTAAAATGAAACGGATGAATGTTCGTGTGGGAAAGGCTAGTTGGACTTTGCTTGGAGTTCTCGCGCAGACTCATGGCGTGTCCCGTTGTTATCTTTTTAATTATCTGCTGTGGTTGGATGAAATTGGAGTTGGAAGTTCTATCGTGAATATAATGAATGAGGGAGCTCCCACATTTCACAGGAATTACAGATATATCCTCCACGTCGATTTTCCAAAAAATAGAATCAGTCGGAGTTTAGAAAGCGAACCGTCTCATCTTTTCTCAATTTTAGATTATCGAGACTGGTTTTAA
- a CDS encoding LON peptidase substrate-binding domain-containing protein translates to MLPVSTTTVPIFPLPEIILFPGTYLPLHIFEPRYRLMLDYCMESGEELAVAPILPAKSRAPSKHPEIETVFGWGKIIRRDPLPDGRSNILLEGKGIAKLIDYETVEPFRVARIEKIEPDFEYLKDEDFKKIFERLLFMTKRILLSEGAGEDLILRMNELITHPFPIDFIASILNFKFSKKQEILVDPNPMEKTKILLEIVEELNLKE, encoded by the coding sequence ATCCTTCCCGTGTCAACTACTACTGTCCCTATCTTTCCTTTGCCGGAAATCATTCTATTCCCTGGGACTTACTTACCTCTACATATCTTCGAACCCCGATACAGGCTGATGTTGGATTATTGTATGGAATCCGGAGAGGAATTGGCTGTGGCTCCGATTCTTCCCGCGAAATCCAGAGCTCCTTCGAAACATCCGGAAATCGAAACCGTTTTTGGCTGGGGAAAGATCATTCGAAGAGATCCGCTTCCCGACGGAAGATCCAATATTCTCCTAGAAGGCAAAGGAATCGCAAAACTCATAGACTATGAAACCGTAGAACCATTTCGGGTCGCAAGGATCGAAAAGATCGAACCCGATTTTGAATATCTAAAGGACGAAGACTTTAAGAAAATTTTCGAAAGACTTCTCTTTATGACCAAAAGAATTCTTCTTTCAGAGGGCGCAGGAGAGGATCTGATTTTGAGAATGAATGAACTCATAACGCATCCCTTTCCCATCGATTTTATCGCTTCCATTCTCAATTTCAAATTTTCTAAAAAGCAGGAAATTTTAGTCGATCCGAATCCTATGGAAAAAACAAAAATTCTTTTGGAGATTGTGGAAGAACTCAATCTAAAGGAATGA
- the rfaE1 gene encoding D-glycero-beta-D-manno-heptose-7-phosphate kinase — MYYLDRNRFQTSTEKLKDLRIIVIGDFILDEYLIGEVNRISPEAPVPVVWVRKEKITLGGAGNVVKNLSTLGVKSVILGRAGKDEKAKSLLELLSNENTDREKNFLLQSEEVPTILKTRVIAGHQQVCRIDKEELKPITKKEEDLLIQAFLDRIDSSDAVILSDYDKGTLTPRLIQEISRICLDKKKIVTVDPQVSHFFLYKGVSILTPNHHEAGKAIGKKLETDSEILQAAQEITEKLSSPSLMITRGEKGMSLYLTSKEEIFHIPTVAREVFDVTGAGDTVISAYTAYHAAGLNELDASVVSNAAAGVVVGKLGAETVTPEELKTSLQTMGTFQG, encoded by the coding sequence TTGTATTATCTGGACCGAAATCGTTTTCAAACTTCCACAGAAAAACTAAAAGACTTAAGAATCATCGTAATCGGTGATTTTATTTTGGACGAATATCTCATCGGCGAGGTAAACCGAATTTCTCCGGAAGCTCCAGTGCCCGTTGTCTGGGTGAGAAAGGAAAAGATTACTTTAGGAGGAGCCGGGAACGTAGTTAAAAACTTATCGACTTTAGGCGTCAAATCGGTAATCCTTGGAAGAGCCGGAAAAGACGAAAAAGCAAAGAGTCTTTTAGAACTTCTTTCCAACGAAAACACAGACCGAGAAAAAAACTTTCTTCTTCAATCCGAAGAGGTTCCGACGATTCTCAAGACAAGGGTGATCGCGGGTCACCAACAAGTTTGCAGAATCGACAAAGAAGAATTAAAGCCGATCACAAAAAAAGAAGAAGACCTTCTCATCCAAGCATTCTTAGATAGAATCGATTCTTCCGACGCAGTCATTCTTTCCGATTACGATAAGGGAACCTTGACTCCGAGACTCATTCAAGAAATTTCAAGAATCTGTTTGGATAAGAAAAAGATAGTTACGGTCGATCCTCAGGTGAGTCATTTTTTTCTCTACAAAGGCGTGAGCATTCTCACTCCGAATCATCACGAGGCGGGAAAGGCGATCGGAAAAAAACTCGAGACGGATTCCGAAATTCTTCAAGCAGCGCAAGAAATCACCGAAAAACTTTCTTCTCCTTCTCTTATGATCACGAGAGGTGAAAAGGGAATGAGTTTATATCTGACTTCCAAAGAAGAAATCTTTCACATTCCTACCGTCGCCAGAGAAGTCTTCGACGTAACAGGAGCCGGGGACACCGTGATCAGCGCTTACACCGCTTATCACGCGGCGGGACTCAATGAGCTAGACGCAAGTGTAGTCTCCAACGCCGCCGCGGGAGTCGTCGTCGGAAAACTCGGAGCCGAAACCGTAACTCCGGAAGAATTAAAAACTTCTCTTCAAACGATGGGAACCTTTCAGGGTTAG
- the rfaE2 gene encoding D-glycero-beta-D-manno-heptose 1-phosphate adenylyltransferase, whose amino-acid sequence MDLKNHIVPWEKVASFSDQIRNSKKIVFTNGCFDLVHRGHITYLSQAKELGDFLWIGLNGDSSVKRLKGDHRPVVSEEDRAILLGNLRFVDAVTVFSQDTPLELLRLVRPAIHVKGGDYKIEDLPETPLVREFGGEVKILPFVPGKSTSLLIEKILKL is encoded by the coding sequence ATGGATTTGAAAAATCATATCGTTCCTTGGGAAAAAGTTGCTTCCTTTTCCGATCAAATTCGAAATTCTAAAAAAATCGTTTTTACAAACGGATGTTTTGATCTCGTTCATCGTGGACATATCACTTATCTTTCGCAAGCAAAAGAACTCGGAGATTTTCTCTGGATCGGACTGAACGGGGACTCATCCGTAAAAAGGCTCAAAGGAGATCATAGACCCGTCGTTTCCGAAGAAGATCGAGCCATTCTTCTTGGAAACCTTCGATTTGTGGACGCGGTCACCGTCTTCTCTCAAGACACACCGTTAGAGCTCTTACGTTTGGTCCGACCTGCGATTCACGTCAAGGGTGGAGATTACAAAATCGAAGATTTACCGGAAACCCCTTTGGTTCGAGAATTCGGGGGAGAAGTCAAGATCTTGCCTTTTGTACCCGGAAAATCCACGTCACTATTAATAGAGAAAATCCTGAAACTCTAA
- a CDS encoding CTP synthase, with product MSRTKFIFVTGGVSSSLGKGVTVAALGCLLESRGYTVSLQKMDPYINIDPGTMSPYQHGEVYVTADGAETDLDLGYYERFTHSKLTRKNSVSTGQIYNTVIQRERKGDYLGRTVQVVPHITNEIRNRMYIVAREENPDFIIVEIGGTVGDIESIPFLEAIRQMRYEHGSSNVLFVHLTLVPTITAAGEAKTKPTQHSVKELLGLGIQPDILVCRVSQPMTKEMKNKLSLFCNVKEENVISASDISTSIYEIPKMYKEEKLDEVVLKTMGLELGTSKFEGWDTMVKGLLTTKHTVQVAVVGKYISLQDAYRSIYESLSHGGIAHETKVEFVKIDPENLDKENVIEALKNVHGILVPGGFGDRGIEGKILAIQYARTQGIPFFGICLGMQCAVVEFGRNVLGLKDANSTEIRPDTENPVISLLEEQNDIEQMGGTMRLGSYPCKIKKGTLAFAEYKSELIHERHRHRFEFTNRYKQQYEENGMVLSGSSPDDNLVEIVEIPKHKWFIGVQFHPEFQSKPTAPHPLFAGFIGATVKYLKKG from the coding sequence TTGTCGAGAACTAAGTTTATCTTTGTAACCGGAGGGGTGAGTTCCTCACTTGGAAAAGGGGTCACCGTAGCGGCTCTTGGATGTCTTTTGGAAAGTAGAGGATATACGGTTTCCCTCCAAAAGATGGATCCATATATCAACATCGATCCGGGAACGATGAGTCCGTATCAGCACGGGGAAGTGTATGTTACCGCGGACGGAGCCGAGACCGATTTGGATCTTGGTTACTACGAACGTTTTACCCATTCCAAACTCACACGGAAGAATTCGGTTTCTACCGGACAGATTTATAATACTGTAATTCAAAGAGAAAGAAAAGGAGACTATCTCGGTAGAACCGTTCAGGTAGTTCCTCACATCACAAACGAAATTCGAAACCGAATGTATATCGTCGCTCGGGAAGAGAATCCGGATTTTATCATCGTAGAAATCGGTGGCACCGTCGGCGACATCGAATCCATTCCATTCTTAGAAGCCATCCGTCAGATGCGATACGAACACGGAAGTTCCAACGTCCTTTTTGTTCACCTCACATTAGTTCCAACAATCACCGCCGCCGGAGAAGCAAAAACAAAACCGACACAACACTCTGTGAAAGAATTGCTCGGTCTTGGAATTCAACCGGACATCTTGGTCTGTAGAGTTTCTCAGCCGATGACAAAAGAGATGAAAAATAAACTTTCTCTTTTTTGCAACGTAAAGGAAGAGAACGTAATTTCAGCGAGCGATATCTCCACTTCTATATACGAAATTCCTAAAATGTATAAGGAAGAAAAGTTAGACGAAGTCGTTTTAAAAACGATGGGTCTAGAACTGGGAACTTCCAAATTCGAAGGTTGGGATACGATGGTGAAAGGTCTTCTCACCACGAAACATACCGTCCAAGTGGCCGTAGTCGGAAAGTATATTTCCTTACAAGACGCTTATCGTTCCATCTACGAAAGCCTTTCTCACGGCGGAATCGCCCACGAAACAAAAGTGGAATTTGTCAAAATCGATCCCGAAAATCTAGATAAAGAAAACGTAATTGAAGCTCTCAAAAACGTACACGGAATTTTGGTTCCGGGCGGCTTTGGAGATCGTGGAATCGAAGGAAAAATTCTCGCAATCCAATACGCGAGAACGCAAGGAATTCCATTCTTTGGAATCTGTCTCGGAATGCAGTGCGCGGTCGTTGAGTTTGGAAGAAACGTTCTCGGTTTGAAGGATGCGAATTCTACAGAAATCAGACCGGACACGGAAAACCCCGTGATATCACTCTTAGAAGAACAAAACGACATCGAACAGATGGGCGGAACGATGAGACTCGGTTCTTATCCTTGTAAAATAAAAAAAGGAACCCTTGCTTTCGCGGAATACAAGTCGGAGCTCATACACGAACGTCATAGACATCGTTTTGAATTTACGAACCGATACAAACAACAATATGAGGAAAACGGAATGGTTCTTTCCGGCTCCTCTCCGGACGATAACCTCGTTGAGATCGTTGAAATTCCAAAACACAAATGGTTTATCGGAGTTCAGTTCCATCCGGAATTCCAGTCTAAACCTACGGCGCCCCATCCTTTATTCGCTGGATTTATCGGTGCGACCGTGAAATATTTAAAGAAAGGATAA
- the kdsA gene encoding 3-deoxy-8-phosphooctulonate synthase → MKDNTCTQREFLNGAKIGGDQPFFLISGPCVMENRDLLDRVCAEMIEICGELKIPYVFKSSFDKANRSSVNSYRGPGLSEGIKNLEYIKNKYNVPVLTDIHETHQIGPLKDVLDIYQIPAFLCRQTDLIAESAKTGKWVNVKKGQFLAPADTRHIAVKMKESGNDKVLVTERGTSFGYGNLVFDGRAVPIIHGFDIPVIFDATHSAQLPGAAGNSTGGQREFIPSILRSAVSLGIEGIFMEVHPDPDKALSDATTQYPLSQIKSLLKEMIALDRYVKKEILSTANHS, encoded by the coding sequence ATGAAAGACAATACCTGCACCCAAAGAGAATTCCTAAACGGAGCCAAGATCGGAGGAGACCAACCTTTCTTTCTGATTTCGGGCCCATGTGTGATGGAAAACCGAGACCTCTTGGATCGGGTCTGCGCGGAGATGATCGAAATCTGCGGAGAATTAAAAATTCCTTATGTTTTCAAAAGCAGTTTTGACAAAGCAAACCGTTCCTCGGTAAATTCTTACAGAGGTCCCGGACTTTCGGAAGGCATTAAGAATTTAGAATATATTAAGAATAAATACAACGTTCCGGTTCTCACCGACATTCACGAAACTCACCAAATCGGACCGCTCAAAGACGTCTTAGACATCTACCAAATTCCCGCGTTCCTCTGTAGACAAACCGATCTCATCGCGGAATCTGCAAAAACCGGCAAATGGGTAAACGTCAAAAAGGGACAGTTCTTAGCTCCCGCAGACACGCGTCATATCGCGGTGAAAATGAAAGAATCCGGAAACGATAAAGTTCTCGTGACCGAAAGAGGAACGAGCTTTGGTTACGGAAATCTTGTCTTCGACGGAAGAGCGGTTCCTATCATTCACGGATTCGATATCCCCGTAATTTTTGACGCAACTCATTCCGCACAACTTCCGGGCGCGGCGGGAAATAGCACCGGCGGTCAGAGGGAATTTATTCCGAGCATTCTTCGTTCCGCGGTTTCCTTAGGAATCGAAGGAATCTTTATGGAAGTACATCCGGATCCCGACAAGGCTCTTTCCGACGCAACGACTCAATATCCTCTTTCTCAGATCAAAAGTCTTCTGAAGGAAATGATTGCGCTGGATCGTTACGTAAAAAAAGAAATTCTATCCACTGCAAATCATTCGTAA
- the lptC gene encoding LPS export ABC transporter periplasmic protein LptC, translated as MKRKDESWNRSLFFLILFGFFASSFENCKKVNYERVEKERESGASISIRNFKREAYDQDGKLQWELRAEESYVYVNENKTIFYNIDFDQFENGKFKSKLLGEKGEINHKTRLMKLEGKIFLRTDDNKILTAKQIEYNMDTKKLESNSEVTVSADGTTIHGIGLRADKDLNKFTILRPSAITQGGTNPLKAAGSK; from the coding sequence ATGAAACGCAAAGATGAAAGTTGGAATCGATCGTTATTCTTTCTGATTCTCTTTGGATTCTTTGCGAGTTCTTTTGAAAATTGTAAAAAAGTAAACTACGAAAGAGTAGAAAAGGAAAGAGAAAGCGGGGCTTCCATTTCCATTCGAAACTTCAAACGAGAAGCCTACGACCAAGACGGAAAACTTCAGTGGGAACTAAGAGCGGAAGAATCCTACGTCTACGTAAACGAGAACAAAACAATTTTTTACAATATCGATTTCGACCAATTCGAAAACGGAAAATTCAAATCCAAACTCTTAGGTGAAAAAGGGGAAATCAATCACAAGACCCGATTGATGAAACTGGAAGGCAAAATTTTTCTGAGAACGGACGACAACAAAATTCTTACCGCAAAACAAATCGAATACAATATGGACACTAAGAAGTTGGAATCCAATTCGGAAGTGACCGTAAGCGCTGACGGAACAACGATTCATGGAATCGGATTACGTGCTGATAAGGACTTAAACAAATTTACGATCTTAAGACCTTCCGCGATTACTCAGGGCGGAACAAACCCGCTCAAAGCGGCCGGTTCCAAATGA